From a region of the Hymenobacter jejuensis genome:
- a CDS encoding ATP-binding protein, which produces MKQVKIQIPSLVENIRVVESFIDNSKDTFHIEDDIYGNIMVAVTEAVNNAIRHGNKFDKDKNVYLSLYVDKDRVKFEVEDEGNGFDYTNLIDPTAPENLENPGGRGIFLIRHLADEVEFNKDGRNVQLTFMLSPDTADESAATTSSDQTAA; this is translated from the coding sequence ATGAAGCAGGTCAAAATTCAGATTCCTTCGCTCGTTGAGAACATCCGCGTGGTAGAAAGTTTCATCGATAACTCGAAAGATACCTTCCACATTGAAGACGATATTTACGGCAATATCATGGTGGCCGTCACGGAGGCGGTAAACAACGCAATTCGCCACGGCAACAAGTTCGACAAGGACAAAAACGTCTATTTGTCGCTGTACGTCGATAAAGACCGGGTGAAGTTTGAAGTGGAAGACGAAGGCAACGGGTTTGATTACACCAACCTGATCGACCCTACGGCTCCCGAAAATCTCGAAAACCCCGGCGGTCGCGGCATCTTCCTGATTCGCCATTTGGCCGACGAAGTGGAGTTTAACAAGGACGGCCGCAACGTGCAGCTCACTTTTATGCTCAGCCCCGACACGGCCGACGAATCGGCTGCTACCACTTCTTCCGACCAGACTGCGGCATGA
- the mnmG gene encoding tRNA uridine-5-carboxymethylaminomethyl(34) synthesis enzyme MnmG has translation MFTEQEYDVIVVGAGHAGCEAAAAAANLGSKVLLVTMNMNTIAQMSCNPAMGGVAKGQIVREIDALGGQSGIVTDKTMIQFRMLNRSKGPAMWSPRAQSDRMRFAEEWRMTLEQTPNVDFWQEAVMGLVVENDTVVGVRTQLGIEFRAKSVVLTNGTFLNGLIHIGEKNFGGGRAAERGSTGITEQLKELGFEAGRMKTGTPPRVDGRSLDYSKMEVQPGDEEPSKFSYLDTPRLTTQRPCYITYTNSEVHNILREGFEKSPMFQGRIKGLGPRYCPSVEDKINRFADKDRHQIFVEPEGWSTVEVYVNGFSSSLPEDVQYRALRKIVGFENAKMFRPGYAIEYDFFPPTQLNLTLETKRIKNLYFAGQINGTTGYEEAACQGLMAGINAHNRVHGKEPFILKRSEAYIGVLIDDLVNKGTDEPYRMFTSRAEHRILLRQDNADIRLTPLGHKLGLASEERMRRVEEKLRQTTEVLELLKNMPVEAAEVNGLLESIGSAPITEKTRAINLLRRPNVELAHLISVLPALALQLSVYQEYSLEQAIINIKYETYIEKEYQQAARFLELENFVIQGRLDYKQMPALSHEAREKLLRVQPETIGQASRISGVSPADISVLMVYLGK, from the coding sequence ATGTTCACTGAGCAGGAATACGATGTCATTGTAGTAGGAGCGGGCCATGCCGGCTGCGAAGCGGCGGCCGCGGCAGCCAACCTCGGCTCGAAGGTGCTGCTCGTGACCATGAACATGAACACGATTGCGCAGATGTCGTGCAACCCCGCGATGGGCGGCGTGGCCAAAGGCCAGATCGTGCGGGAAATTGACGCGCTGGGCGGGCAATCGGGCATTGTGACCGACAAAACCATGATCCAGTTCCGGATGCTAAACCGCTCGAAAGGCCCCGCCATGTGGAGCCCGCGCGCGCAAAGCGACCGCATGCGTTTTGCCGAAGAGTGGCGCATGACCCTCGAGCAAACGCCCAACGTAGATTTTTGGCAGGAAGCTGTAATGGGCTTGGTGGTCGAAAATGATACGGTGGTCGGCGTGCGCACCCAGCTTGGCATTGAGTTTCGGGCAAAAAGCGTGGTGCTGACCAACGGTACGTTTCTCAACGGCCTGATCCACATTGGGGAGAAAAATTTTGGCGGCGGACGCGCCGCCGAACGCGGTAGCACGGGCATTACGGAGCAGCTGAAAGAGCTGGGTTTCGAAGCCGGCCGCATGAAAACCGGTACGCCACCCCGCGTCGATGGCCGCTCGCTGGACTACAGCAAAATGGAAGTGCAGCCCGGCGACGAGGAGCCGAGTAAATTCTCCTACCTCGACACGCCTCGCCTGACCACCCAGCGCCCGTGCTACATCACCTACACCAATTCTGAGGTGCACAACATTCTGCGCGAGGGCTTCGAGAAGTCGCCCATGTTTCAGGGTCGCATCAAGGGCTTAGGACCGCGCTATTGCCCGTCGGTGGAGGACAAAATCAACCGCTTCGCCGACAAGGACCGCCACCAGATTTTTGTGGAGCCCGAAGGCTGGAGCACGGTGGAAGTGTACGTGAATGGCTTTAGCTCGTCGTTGCCGGAAGACGTGCAATACCGCGCCTTGCGCAAGATTGTGGGCTTCGAGAACGCCAAGATGTTCCGGCCGGGTTATGCCATCGAGTACGATTTCTTCCCGCCGACCCAGCTCAACCTGACGCTGGAAACCAAGCGCATCAAAAACCTCTACTTCGCCGGCCAGATCAACGGTACTACGGGCTACGAAGAGGCTGCTTGCCAAGGCCTTATGGCCGGTATCAACGCCCATAATCGCGTGCACGGCAAAGAGCCTTTCATCCTGAAAAGGAGCGAAGCCTACATCGGCGTCCTCATCGACGACTTGGTAAACAAAGGCACCGACGAGCCCTACCGCATGTTTACGTCGCGGGCCGAACACCGCATCTTGCTCCGCCAAGACAATGCCGATATCCGCCTCACGCCGCTTGGCCACAAGCTTGGCTTAGCATCGGAAGAACGCATGCGGCGCGTGGAAGAAAAGCTTCGCCAGACCACGGAAGTGCTTGAGCTGCTGAAGAATATGCCCGTGGAGGCCGCCGAAGTCAATGGGTTGCTGGAATCGATTGGCTCGGCGCCCATCACGGAAAAGACGCGCGCGATCAACTTGCTGCGTCGGCCGAACGTGGAGCTGGCTCACTTGATCAGCGTGCTTCCGGCGCTTGCTTTACAACTATCTGTATATCAAGAATATAGCTTAGAGCAAGCCATTATCAATATCAAGTACGAAACGTACATCGAGAAGGAATACCAGCAGGCTGCACGCTTCTTGGAGCTGGAAAACTTCGTGATTCAGGGCCGCTTGGATTACAAGCAAATGCCTGCCCTTTCGCACGAAGCCCGCGAAAAGCTCCTGCGCGTACAACCCGAAACCATTGGTCAAGCCTCGCGCATCAGCGGAGTGTCGCCAGCCGATATTTCGGTCCTGATGGTGTACTTGGGTAAGTAA
- a CDS encoding Ig-like domain-containing domain — translation MFVRADLLLLLSVSSLLGGCAAVSSPEGGPRDTVAPKLVSTTPANGARNVKEQTVRLVFSESVQVKDLQKKLIVAPVIPDANHYKVREERNAISLTFEKPFDANTTYSFNFGDAVSDITESTPAKDVLFSFSTGPQLDSGSVRGVVHDLLTGQPANEASVILYPEADTLGVRRGKPYYLARTDKTGNFALRNLKEGKYRMYALADKNQSGRYEEGEKIAYLPDLLTVRPGVDSLRFELVRPDARKALITSQQPGFNNYKIGLNEGIQQASLTPLNASATTPELTEAVQMAEKGRSVILYKTPVLPEGRYILATTDSVGNTGRDTLNVRFQGTAPARRGPAYSLEGGGREVYRQGQLRIQFNEPVRLAANKPFGTLVEDSTSRRPLRAPQDGSLNPERNQLIINLNTKAKNKISLVLDSTAITSVTGSRLGFRPIPLRLTEQSPFGTLSGTIQTKYKRYTLQLLDNTYQLVQSLDSPRNTFRFDFLTPGTYRIRVLIDADANGSWRGGDPKLLLPAEPVYIYPQTKQVRAGWEEEAIKLTF, via the coding sequence ATGTTCGTTCGCGCTGATCTGCTGCTTCTTCTGTCTGTTAGTTCTTTGCTCGGTGGCTGCGCGGCCGTCAGTTCTCCCGAAGGTGGCCCCCGCGACACGGTGGCGCCCAAGCTGGTGAGTACGACGCCCGCCAATGGGGCGCGCAACGTGAAGGAACAAACGGTGCGGCTGGTGTTTTCGGAGTCGGTGCAGGTAAAGGACTTGCAGAAGAAGTTGATTGTGGCACCCGTCATTCCGGACGCCAACCACTACAAAGTGCGGGAGGAGCGCAACGCCATCAGCCTCACGTTTGAGAAGCCTTTTGACGCGAATACCACGTACTCCTTCAACTTTGGCGATGCCGTTTCGGATATCACCGAAAGCACGCCGGCCAAAGATGTACTATTCAGCTTCAGCACCGGCCCTCAGCTGGATTCGGGCTCGGTGCGAGGCGTTGTACACGACCTGCTTACAGGCCAACCGGCCAACGAAGCCTCGGTAATTCTGTATCCGGAAGCCGATACTTTGGGTGTGCGCCGCGGCAAGCCGTATTACTTGGCGCGTACTGATAAGACCGGAAATTTTGCCTTGCGCAACCTCAAAGAAGGCAAGTACCGCATGTATGCTTTGGCCGACAAAAACCAGAGCGGTCGCTACGAAGAAGGGGAGAAGATTGCTTACCTACCCGATTTGCTCACAGTTCGGCCCGGCGTCGATAGCCTGCGCTTCGAGCTGGTGCGCCCGGATGCTCGCAAAGCGCTGATTACTTCCCAGCAGCCTGGGTTCAACAACTACAAAATCGGCCTGAACGAAGGTATCCAGCAAGCCTCGCTCACACCGCTGAACGCTTCGGCCACGACGCCCGAGCTCACCGAAGCGGTGCAAATGGCAGAAAAAGGCCGGTCGGTCATTCTCTACAAAACGCCTGTCCTCCCCGAAGGCCGCTATATTCTGGCTACTACCGACAGCGTGGGCAACACCGGCCGCGATACCCTCAACGTGCGCTTTCAGGGTACTGCTCCCGCCCGTCGCGGCCCGGCCTATTCCCTTGAGGGCGGCGGCCGGGAAGTATATCGGCAGGGCCAGCTGCGCATTCAGTTCAACGAACCGGTTCGCCTGGCAGCGAATAAGCCTTTTGGTACGCTGGTCGAAGACTCTACCTCGCGTCGGCCGTTGCGCGCCCCTCAGGATGGCTCGCTCAATCCCGAGCGCAACCAGTTGATTATCAATCTGAATACAAAAGCTAAAAACAAGATCTCCTTGGTGCTCGACAGCACCGCGATCACTTCGGTGACGGGGTCACGGCTGGGTTTTCGTCCGATTCCGTTGCGCCTCACCGAGCAATCTCCGTTCGGAACGCTCAGCGGCACCATCCAAACCAAGTACAAGCGCTACACGCTGCAACTGCTCGACAACACGTATCAACTGGTGCAGTCGCTGGATAGCCCGCGCAATACGTTTCGGTTCGACTTCCTGACACCGGGCACTTACCGCATTCGGGTGCTCATCGATGCCGACGCCAACGGCTCCTGGCGCGGCGGCGATCCCAAACTGCTGCTCCCCGCTGAGCCCGTTTATATCTATCCCCAGACCAAGCAAGTACGCGCTGGCTGGGAAGAAGAGGCCATCAAGCTAACCTTTTAG
- a CDS encoding class I SAM-dependent methyltransferase — translation MSYERLDKCPVCGKSDFRNKLVVEDKSVSKESFAIVQCEACSFQFTNPRPNADQIGRYYESDDYVSHNSAAAGVINQAYRIARFFTMRRKVSLLNKHAPRKGKILDYGCGTGHFLAACKASHWQIVGIEPNARAREEAARRVGQPIGSGSLDSLEAGTFDAVTLWHVLEHVHTLNETLRQLIGLLKPDGVLIIAVPNVDSLDAQHYRQDWAAYDVPRHLYHFAPKTMTQLLKKHKMIVRETLPMELDAYYVSMLSEKHRAERGGGLLTVLKTGFQSNKYAAQHNGQYSSLIYVASKR, via the coding sequence GTGTCCTACGAACGTTTGGATAAATGCCCGGTGTGTGGGAAAAGCGACTTTCGCAACAAGCTGGTAGTCGAAGACAAGTCGGTGAGTAAGGAAAGCTTCGCCATTGTGCAGTGCGAGGCGTGCAGTTTTCAGTTTACCAATCCGCGGCCCAACGCGGACCAGATCGGGCGCTATTACGAGTCCGACGACTACGTGTCGCACAACAGTGCCGCGGCGGGCGTCATCAACCAAGCCTACCGCATCGCACGCTTTTTCACGATGCGCCGCAAGGTGAGCTTACTGAACAAGCACGCGCCGCGCAAAGGCAAAATATTGGATTACGGATGCGGCACGGGCCATTTTTTAGCCGCCTGCAAAGCGAGCCATTGGCAAATAGTGGGTATTGAGCCCAATGCGCGGGCACGCGAAGAAGCGGCACGACGCGTGGGCCAGCCCATCGGCTCCGGCAGTCTCGATTCGTTGGAGGCCGGCACTTTCGATGCCGTTACGCTCTGGCACGTGCTCGAACACGTACACACGCTCAACGAAACCCTGCGTCAGCTCATCGGCCTGCTCAAGCCCGACGGCGTGCTGATCATTGCTGTACCCAACGTCGATAGCCTTGATGCTCAGCACTATCGCCAAGATTGGGCGGCGTACGATGTGCCCCGGCACTTGTACCATTTCGCGCCCAAAACGATGACGCAACTGCTCAAAAAGCACAAGATGATCGTGCGCGAAACGCTGCCGATGGAGCTGGATGCTTACTATGTGAGCATGCTCAGTGAAAAGCACCGGGCCGAGCGCGGCGGTGGTTTGCTTACGGTGCTAAAGACTGGTTTTCAGTCCAATAAATACGCCGCGCAACACAACGGGCAATATTCTAGCCTGATTTACGTAGCTAGCAAACGCTGA
- the ybeY gene encoding rRNA maturation RNase YbeY: MTSLPPDHDEEPMDEPYEVHGIEFLVEDVDFELTDAEELTSWIERVAEVHEHEIVHLTYIFCSDEYLHQVNVEYLEHDTYTDVITFDNADDADIIEGDVFISVERVRDNAQQLGVAFRDELHRVMIHGVLHLLGYADKDLLSQTAMRKKEDDCLSLRTF, translated from the coding sequence ATGACCTCGTTGCCCCCCGACCACGACGAAGAGCCGATGGATGAACCGTATGAGGTTCATGGCATTGAGTTCTTGGTAGAAGATGTTGATTTCGAACTAACTGATGCTGAGGAACTTACCTCTTGGATAGAACGCGTAGCCGAAGTACACGAACACGAAATCGTGCACCTGACCTACATTTTCTGCTCCGATGAGTACCTGCACCAAGTCAATGTCGAATACCTCGAACACGATACCTACACGGACGTGATCACCTTCGACAACGCCGACGACGCCGACATCATCGAAGGCGACGTGTTCATCAGCGTAGAACGGGTGCGGGACAATGCCCAGCAACTCGGCGTCGCGTTTCGCGATGAGCTGCACCGCGTCATGATTCATGGAGTGTTGCACCTGCTTGGCTACGCCGACAAAGACTTGCTGAGCCAGACGGCGATGCGCAAAAAAGAAGACGACTGCCTATCTTTGCGCACGTTCTGA
- a CDS encoding inorganic phosphate transporter: MFGLEPHVLLLLLACLVAACAFEFVNGFHDTANAVATVIYTNTLRPWVAVVWSAFWNFIGVFAGGIGVAMGIVYLLPVESLVDQNVYHGIAMVGALILSAIIWNVGTWYYGLPSSSSHALIGSILGVGIAFTFLPDTASAAVNWAKAGETMLALIISPIFGFSLTIIMMFLLKRFVRSKAIFKEPHKRKPPPLWIRLILITTCTLVSFFHGSNDGQKGVGLIMLILIGIVPTFFALNQDLNPLDMRDSLVKIEQVLQKVNPQDLDADDRQLLAEARTQTNDLDRIFASKTSVDQLPRNTRFEIRRDILLLNNRAAKLMGSKRISISTADRTMYEGAIKEMKSFTDYAPSWVLLIVSLSLGLGTMIGWQRIVKTIGERIGKEHLTYAQGASSELVAALMIGVSTNYGLPTSTTHVLSSAIAGSMVANRGVKNLNPQMVRNIALAWVLTLPVTMFLAGGLFLLFRAVL, from the coding sequence ATGTTTGGCTTAGAGCCTCATGTGTTGCTGCTGCTGCTTGCGTGCCTTGTTGCAGCCTGCGCCTTCGAATTTGTTAACGGTTTTCACGACACGGCTAACGCCGTTGCCACGGTCATCTACACCAATACGCTACGCCCCTGGGTAGCCGTGGTGTGGTCGGCCTTCTGGAATTTCATCGGCGTATTTGCCGGTGGCATTGGCGTGGCCATGGGCATTGTGTACCTGCTGCCCGTCGAAAGCCTGGTCGATCAGAACGTTTATCATGGCATTGCCATGGTGGGCGCACTCATTCTTTCGGCCATCATCTGGAACGTCGGAACGTGGTATTACGGCCTGCCTTCGTCGAGCTCTCACGCGCTGATCGGCTCGATTCTGGGCGTCGGTATTGCCTTCACCTTCCTGCCCGACACGGCCAGCGCGGCCGTCAACTGGGCCAAGGCCGGCGAAACCATGCTGGCCCTGATCATCAGCCCGATCTTCGGCTTTTCGCTGACCATCATCATGATGTTTCTGCTCAAGCGCTTTGTCCGCAGCAAGGCCATCTTTAAGGAGCCTCACAAGCGCAAGCCACCGCCCCTCTGGATTCGCCTGATCCTGATCACGACCTGTACGCTGGTGAGCTTCTTCCACGGCTCCAACGACGGCCAGAAAGGTGTAGGACTTATCATGCTGATACTCATTGGCATAGTTCCGACCTTCTTCGCGCTGAACCAAGACCTGAACCCGCTGGACATGCGCGATTCGCTGGTGAAGATTGAGCAAGTATTGCAGAAAGTAAATCCGCAGGATCTGGATGCCGACGACCGACAGCTGCTCGCCGAAGCGCGAACCCAAACCAATGATCTAGACCGGATTTTTGCCAGCAAGACGTCTGTTGATCAGTTGCCGCGCAACACGCGTTTCGAGATTCGCCGCGATATTCTATTGCTGAACAACCGCGCGGCCAAGCTCATGGGCAGCAAGCGCATCAGCATCAGTACCGCCGATCGCACGATGTACGAAGGGGCCATCAAAGAGATGAAATCCTTCACCGACTACGCGCCTTCGTGGGTGCTGCTGATCGTGTCGCTGTCGTTGGGGCTAGGCACCATGATTGGCTGGCAGCGCATCGTAAAGACCATCGGCGAACGCATTGGCAAAGAGCACCTTACGTATGCCCAAGGTGCTTCATCAGAATTAGTTGCGGCCCTCATGATTGGCGTCAGTACCAACTATGGCTTGCCTACCAGCACCACGCACGTTCTGTCGTCGGCCATTGCCGGCTCGATGGTAGCCAACCGCGGCGTCAAGAACCTGAACCCCCAGATGGTGCGCAACATTGCCCTGGCCTGGGTACTCACGCTGCCTGTCACGATGTTTTTGGCGGGCGGTTTATTCTTGCTCTTCCGCGCTGTTTTATAG
- a CDS encoding DUF4385 domain-containing protein, with protein sequence MPFDYTLDFHQTDFRRHPELYRVGKGEQGVLLVEPYKGEILPHWRFRTPEIARESSEQIYALFLDYLKAQDFVGADMARKFLQMGYTRARRYANHRGGKKYAGPVPADKKGQSGAHGRAELPRSPEDADKAVAASIFKEKWDQARQHPDYIRQRLDFEQRYGK encoded by the coding sequence ATGCCCTTCGACTACACCCTCGATTTTCACCAAACCGATTTTCGGCGGCACCCAGAGCTTTACCGCGTCGGCAAAGGCGAGCAGGGGGTATTGTTGGTGGAGCCTTACAAGGGCGAAATCCTGCCGCATTGGCGCTTTCGCACCCCAGAAATCGCCCGCGAATCGTCGGAGCAGATTTACGCCTTGTTTCTCGACTACCTCAAAGCCCAGGATTTTGTGGGTGCCGACATGGCCCGCAAGTTTTTGCAGATGGGCTACACCCGCGCCCGCCGCTACGCCAACCACCGCGGCGGCAAGAAATACGCCGGTCCGGTGCCCGCCGACAAAAAGGGGCAGAGCGGAGCGCACGGCCGTGCAGAGCTACCCCGCTCACCCGAAGACGCCGACAAGGCCGTGGCGGCCTCTATTTTCAAAGAAAAATGGGATCAGGCGCGGCAGCACCCCGACTACATACGCCAGCGCCTCGACTTTGAGCAGCGCTACGGCAAATAA
- a CDS encoding glycine--tRNA ligase, translated as MSNPNPKPTLENTQLKDIVAHAKEYGFVFPSSEIYDGLQAVYDYGPNGVELKNNLKQLWWRAMTQLNPNVVGIDAAIFMHPLTWKASGHVDGFSDPMIDNLDSKKRYRADVLLEDKAAEYENAGDKPRADALLAEMGKLLTDNDLAGVRQLIVDEKIKCPVSGTANWTEVRQFNLMFSTQVGSVEGDSTLIYLRPETAQGIFVNFLNVQKSARMKVPFGIAQIGKAFRNEIVARQFIFRMREFEQMEMQFFIRPGTEMEWYNKWKETRRRWHEALGLPADKLRFHDHDKLAHYANAAVDIEYEFPFGFKEIEGIHSRTDFDLSQHQALSRKKQQYFDNDLDEATGKPYGNYVPYVVETSVGADRLFLAALCQAYTEETITEGEGEKEQTKTRTFLKLHPALAPIKAAIFPLVRKDGLPEKAEAIFNDLRHDFRLVYEDRDAIGKRYTRQDLIGTPFCIAVDHQTLEDDTVTVRHRDSREQTRMPISELGRYIGDAVSFKRILENL; from the coding sequence ATGAGCAACCCAAATCCGAAACCTACTTTAGAAAATACCCAACTCAAGGACATTGTGGCCCACGCCAAGGAATACGGCTTCGTATTCCCCTCGTCCGAAATCTACGACGGCTTGCAGGCGGTGTACGACTACGGCCCCAACGGCGTCGAGCTGAAGAACAACCTCAAGCAACTCTGGTGGCGCGCCATGACGCAGCTCAACCCCAACGTGGTGGGCATCGACGCGGCGATTTTTATGCACCCGCTCACCTGGAAAGCGTCGGGCCACGTCGATGGCTTCTCCGATCCCATGATCGATAACCTCGACAGCAAGAAGCGCTACCGCGCCGACGTGCTGCTCGAAGACAAAGCCGCCGAGTACGAAAACGCCGGCGACAAGCCCCGCGCCGACGCCTTATTGGCTGAAATGGGTAAGCTATTGACAGATAACGACTTAGCTGGGGTTCGGCAACTCATTGTGGATGAGAAGATTAAATGCCCCGTATCGGGCACCGCCAACTGGACCGAAGTGCGCCAGTTCAACCTGATGTTTTCGACGCAGGTGGGCTCGGTGGAAGGCGATTCGACGTTGATTTACCTGCGGCCCGAAACGGCGCAGGGCATTTTCGTCAACTTCCTGAACGTGCAGAAATCGGCGCGCATGAAGGTGCCGTTTGGCATCGCTCAGATCGGCAAGGCCTTCCGCAACGAGATTGTGGCCCGGCAGTTCATCTTCCGAATGCGGGAGTTTGAGCAGATGGAGATGCAATTCTTCATTCGGCCTGGCACCGAGATGGAGTGGTACAACAAGTGGAAGGAAACGCGCCGCCGCTGGCACGAAGCCCTCGGCTTGCCCGCCGATAAGCTGCGCTTTCACGACCACGACAAGCTGGCCCACTACGCCAACGCGGCCGTGGACATCGAGTACGAATTCCCGTTTGGCTTCAAGGAAATCGAAGGCATTCACTCGCGCACCGACTTCGACCTGTCGCAGCACCAAGCCCTGAGCCGCAAAAAGCAGCAGTACTTCGACAACGACCTCGACGAGGCCACCGGCAAACCCTACGGCAACTACGTGCCCTACGTGGTGGAAACCTCCGTGGGCGCCGACCGGCTGTTCCTGGCAGCGTTGTGTCAGGCTTATACCGAAGAAACCATCACGGAAGGCGAAGGGGAGAAAGAGCAAACCAAAACCCGCACCTTCCTGAAGCTACATCCGGCGCTGGCGCCCATCAAAGCGGCTATTTTCCCGCTGGTGCGCAAGGATGGCTTGCCCGAAAAAGCAGAGGCCATCTTCAACGACCTGCGCCATGATTTCCGCCTCGTGTACGAAGACCGCGACGCCATCGGCAAGCGCTACACCCGCCAGGACCTGATCGGGACGCCCTTCTGCATCGCCGTCGATCACCAGACGCTGGAAGACGACACCGTCACGGTGCGGCACCGCGACTCGCGCGAGCAAACCCGCATGCCGATCTCGGAGCTGGGCCGCTACATCGGCGATGCCGTGAGCTTCAAGCGAATTTTAGAAAACCTATAA